A stretch of the Photobacterium sp. CCB-ST2H9 genome encodes the following:
- the hinT gene encoding purine nucleoside phosphoramidase: MAEETIFSKIIRKEIPADVVYQDDLVTAFRDINPRAPSHILIIPNKLIPTVNHVEADDEATMGRLFTVARKLAEAEGIAEDGYRLIVNCNPFGGQEVYHVHMHLLGGRPLGPMLVG; encoded by the coding sequence ATGGCAGAAGAAACTATCTTCAGCAAAATTATTCGTAAGGAAATTCCGGCTGATGTTGTGTATCAGGATGATCTGGTCACTGCATTCCGCGATATTAATCCACGTGCACCCAGTCATATTCTGATCATTCCAAACAAATTGATTCCGACTGTGAACCATGTTGAAGCCGATGATGAAGCAACCATGGGACGTCTGTTTACGGTAGCGCGCAAGCTGGCTGAGGCGGAAGGGATTGCCGAAGACGGTTACCGGCTGATCGTGAACTGCAATCCATTTGGCGGGCAGGAAGTCTATCACGTTCATATGCACCTTTTAGGTGGTCGCCCGCTCGGACCGATGCTGGTTGGTTAA
- the lpoB gene encoding penicillin-binding protein activator LpoB — translation MKKRVIALMGVAALMGGCAKQVSYGDAQAVETTTVDFGSSDLQKIAEDMTDSMLSSGSVAAITAGKRPIIFVESIKNKTSEHIDTESVTDSISTKLLNSGRFRFVDMTRVESVRKQLNFQNNDELVNQSTAIQFGKMVGAQYMMYGNLSSIVKQAGSDKDVYYKMTMRLMDLETGLIEWADETEIRKQEAKRMLGW, via the coding sequence ATGAAAAAACGCGTCATTGCTTTAATGGGTGTTGCTGCACTGATGGGCGGCTGTGCGAAGCAGGTTTCTTACGGGGATGCTCAGGCAGTTGAAACCACAACCGTTGATTTCGGCTCAAGCGATTTACAAAAAATTGCAGAAGATATGACAGACAGCATGCTGTCGTCTGGCTCTGTGGCGGCCATTACGGCTGGCAAGCGTCCGATTATCTTTGTCGAAAGCATCAAGAATAAAACCAGTGAGCACATTGATACTGAGTCTGTGACGGACTCTATCAGTACGAAGCTGCTGAACTCAGGTCGTTTCCGTTTTGTCGATATGACGCGTGTTGAGTCAGTTCGTAAGCAGCTGAATTTCCAGAACAACGATGAGCTGGTGAACCAGAGCACAGCCATTCAGTTCGGAAAAATGGTGGGTGCTCAGTACATGATGTACGGCAACCTGTCCAGTATCGTCAAACAGGCGGGCAGCGATAAAGATGTGTACTACAAGATGACCATGCGACTGATGGATCTGGAAACAGGACTCATCGAGTGGGCAGACGAAACTGAAATCCGTAAGCAGGAAGCAAAGCGCATGCTGGGTTGGTAA
- a CDS encoding GNAT family N-acetyltransferase — protein sequence MKLDYVLTTPRLYLRPYKMVDLADNLAAVLESQSDLAPWVEWCHPHYSQQDAHAWISASQMNWKLENGYELAIFTRRDDQFLGTVCLNNLSRLTNSAELGYWIRSSCHRQGYACEAILSLARFAFETLALTRLEIVVHLGNHASQKTAERCGARFESLSRNRIFTHDQPKDGMVYSLIPQDITRFLG from the coding sequence ATGAAACTGGATTATGTTTTAACCACTCCCCGCCTCTACCTCCGCCCATACAAAATGGTCGATCTGGCTGACAATCTGGCTGCAGTCCTGGAATCGCAATCTGATCTGGCCCCCTGGGTTGAGTGGTGTCATCCCCACTATAGCCAGCAGGATGCTCACGCCTGGATATCAGCCTCCCAAATGAACTGGAAACTGGAAAACGGTTACGAACTGGCTATTTTCACACGCCGTGATGACCAATTTCTGGGTACCGTTTGTCTCAATAACCTGTCCAGGCTGACCAACTCAGCCGAATTAGGCTATTGGATTCGCAGCAGTTGCCACCGGCAGGGATATGCCTGCGAGGCTATTTTGTCTCTGGCACGTTTCGCCTTTGAAACGTTAGCGCTCACCCGGCTGGAAATTGTCGTCCATCTCGGGAATCATGCCAGTCAGAAAACCGCTGAACGGTGTGGCGCACGGTTTGAGTCTTTAAGCCGGAATCGCATATTCACGCACGATCAACCGAAGGACGGCATGGTTTATTCGCTCATTCCGCAAGATATCACCAGGTTTTTAGGCTAA
- a CDS encoding FKBP-type peptidyl-prolyl cis-trans isomerase, with amino-acid sequence MSKIIIAVILIGLLVFFFQRSQSNKQQAQQNIEEGKAFLDANKNQEGIKTTSSGLQYMVLKTGTGTVHPKASDQVTVHYHGTLIDGTVFDSSVERGEPIAFSLNQVIRGWTEGLQLMVEGEKVRLFIPADLAYGNRSMGKIGPGSVLIFDVELLKIN; translated from the coding sequence GTGTCTAAAATTATCATTGCTGTCATTCTCATTGGCTTACTCGTTTTCTTCTTCCAACGCAGCCAAAGTAACAAGCAACAGGCACAACAAAATATTGAGGAAGGCAAAGCCTTTCTAGATGCCAACAAAAATCAGGAAGGGATCAAAACAACCAGTTCCGGACTGCAGTACATGGTGCTGAAAACAGGTACAGGCACAGTGCATCCGAAAGCTTCAGATCAAGTCACCGTACACTACCACGGTACTTTAATCGACGGCACAGTATTTGACAGTTCAGTTGAGCGTGGCGAACCCATTGCATTCAGTCTGAATCAAGTCATCCGGGGCTGGACAGAAGGATTACAACTGATGGTTGAAGGGGAAAAGGTAAGACTCTTTATTCCTGCCGATCTTGCCTACGGGAACCGCAGTATGGGAAAAATCGGCCCGGGCTCGGTGCTGATCTTTGATGTTGAACTTCTGAAAATCAACTAA
- a CDS encoding peptidoglycan binding protein CsiV yields MKNLIYLLLLVISLPSFAERQFDIEIIIFKRNVNPDQTGESWPDQPAPLDYSGTVQLSGSPQLSNRGITMMPASQFQLNSQFQRLKDHAGFTPLAHFGWRQGDLSKAQAPTFHLVAGRDFSDQYLADGSSKAETAAQGAPAMTAPPSFELSEDAAQAAPAVQPNTPLYELEGKIQVYVNHYLFTNAQLDLRESGRREVVVGTEPLDDLSTARSDNVQFGQLQEVKKKIEVEEFLKTFRFDQQRQMRSGETHYLDHPLMGMVVQIRRLDS; encoded by the coding sequence TTGAAAAATCTGATTTATTTACTGCTGCTTGTCATCAGTTTGCCAAGTTTCGCAGAGCGCCAGTTTGACATTGAGATCATCATTTTCAAACGCAATGTGAATCCGGATCAAACCGGTGAATCCTGGCCAGACCAACCCGCACCCCTGGATTATTCCGGAACGGTGCAACTGAGCGGCTCACCACAGCTGTCGAACCGCGGCATTACCATGATGCCTGCCAGCCAGTTTCAGCTGAACAGCCAATTCCAGCGTCTGAAAGACCATGCCGGTTTTACGCCGCTCGCTCATTTTGGCTGGCGCCAGGGTGATCTGAGTAAAGCACAGGCACCAACCTTCCATTTGGTTGCAGGCCGTGACTTTTCTGACCAGTATCTGGCAGATGGCTCATCCAAAGCGGAAACAGCTGCACAAGGTGCACCAGCAATGACTGCACCGCCGAGCTTTGAACTTTCAGAAGACGCAGCTCAGGCAGCCCCTGCTGTGCAGCCAAACACTCCGCTTTATGAGTTGGAAGGTAAAATTCAGGTCTATGTGAACCATTACCTGTTCACCAATGCACAGCTGGACTTGCGTGAATCTGGCCGCCGTGAAGTGGTTGTAGGCACCGAACCCCTGGATGACCTTTCCACCGCGCGGAGTGACAATGTTCAGTTTGGTCAGTTACAGGAAGTGAAGAAGAAAATTGAGGTGGAAGAGTTCCTCAAAACTTTCCGATTTGATCAACAGCGTCAGATGCGCAGTGGTGAAACTCACTATCTGGATCACCCGCTCATGGGGATGGTCGTACAAATCCGACGTCTTGATTCATAA
- a CDS encoding YcfL family protein codes for MKYVIAICLALMMTACARTTTSGISIDSSNQSVVIANPQLANKVGIEKADVTRQNGLLQAGVPVVSKVDGDIKLQYRFYWYDAKGLEIGGSDSPWRQFVLHGKDTMTIKAMAKKPEAENYRIYIREATTTW; via the coding sequence ATGAAATATGTGATAGCGATTTGCTTGGCGCTGATGATGACGGCATGTGCCCGGACGACAACATCAGGGATCAGCATCGACAGCAGTAATCAGAGTGTTGTCATTGCGAACCCTCAGCTGGCGAACAAAGTAGGCATCGAAAAAGCTGATGTGACGCGGCAAAACGGTTTATTACAGGCTGGCGTGCCGGTAGTCAGTAAAGTTGATGGTGACATTAAGCTGCAATACCGTTTCTACTGGTATGATGCAAAAGGACTGGAAATCGGCGGTAGCGACAGTCCGTGGCGTCAGTTTGTTCTGCACGGTAAGGACACCATGACGATTAAAGCCATGGCGAAAAAACCTGAAGCGGAAAACTACCGTATTTACATTCGTGAAGCCACGACTACTTGGTAA
- a CDS encoding phosphotransferase encodes MPSLSAKGALPFSRIAGFDVIQARPLGGGLSNRCWQLTLKPVSSLSDGISTTSAVWRPVSPASLAFGVNRDHEYQILTAIQHIGLSPAPVARTGEGILVAWLEGETFEQPPSLNELITVQTQVHRLPVPEWRLEVRQRAEHYLKSVHPDDRHDGLERVCAKFFRQIPRSRFADTCCHHDLGYYNLIRQSDGRIRVIDWEYAAAGDPMLDLSLTIQANSLNVQQAVNTYAREMGYDAEVVSEAVLQWLPWCDFLAMLWYYAGANLWQDPSYRLEAEALFAKLTH; translated from the coding sequence GTGCCATCACTTTCCGCAAAGGGAGCACTTCCGTTCTCCCGTATTGCAGGGTTTGATGTGATCCAGGCCCGTCCCTTAGGGGGCGGGCTGAGTAATCGTTGCTGGCAACTGACATTAAAACCTGTCTCATCTCTTTCTGACGGTATAAGTACCACCTCAGCCGTCTGGCGCCCCGTCAGTCCGGCAAGCCTTGCTTTTGGGGTGAACCGTGACCACGAATATCAAATTCTTACGGCAATTCAGCATATCGGTTTGTCTCCTGCGCCTGTCGCCAGAACAGGAGAGGGGATTCTGGTCGCCTGGCTTGAAGGCGAAACTTTCGAACAACCCCCTTCACTGAATGAGCTGATCACGGTTCAGACGCAGGTGCATCGCTTACCCGTTCCGGAATGGCGGCTTGAGGTCAGGCAGCGGGCAGAACATTATCTGAAATCTGTGCATCCTGACGATAGGCACGACGGATTAGAGCGTGTTTGCGCCAAATTTTTCCGGCAGATCCCTCGAAGTCGGTTTGCTGATACTTGCTGTCACCATGATTTGGGTTACTACAATCTGATCAGGCAGTCCGATGGCCGAATCCGGGTAATTGACTGGGAATATGCGGCTGCCGGTGATCCGATGCTGGATCTCTCGCTGACAATTCAGGCAAATTCTCTGAACGTTCAGCAGGCTGTAAATACCTATGCCCGGGAAATGGGGTATGACGCTGAGGTTGTCTCAGAAGCTGTTTTGCAATGGCTTCCGTGGTGCGATTTCTTGGCTATGCTTTGGTATTATGCTGGCGCAAATCTGTGGCAGGATCCATCCTATCGTCTTGAAGCAGAAGCTTTGTTTGCAAAGCTGACGCACTGA
- a CDS encoding DUF6279 family lipoprotein → MAVIRNCRQRLLFLFLTLILFTGCTARLAYNTMDYWVPWYLDDYVSLTSAQEARFIGELRQAQAIHRAQELPRLHQHILKLQQDLQRPMTTAQIQGYHHSFTALGEQTIAVFTPPVTNLLRYLSNIQVEQINTRVNKDLDQLRQDRDKLSKQEKLKRYQARFEKISREWIGSLTEEQKTMISELAQYQLEIEPVFFSTREGLYQQWLALMEKRHRPEFEAQLERLLKDIVAFRYAPVQPQLDQYLQRRFAVMTRLNQSLSQKQRQHFIDKLTVIRKDIAVLIQQ, encoded by the coding sequence GTGGCTGTGATCCGAAACTGCCGGCAAAGGCTGCTTTTCCTTTTTCTGACACTGATTCTCTTCACGGGTTGTACTGCCCGGCTTGCCTATAACACGATGGATTACTGGGTTCCCTGGTATCTGGATGATTATGTCAGTCTGACTTCTGCTCAAGAAGCGCGTTTTATCGGTGAACTCCGGCAGGCTCAGGCCATCCATCGGGCGCAGGAACTGCCTCGGTTGCATCAGCATATTCTGAAGTTGCAGCAGGATTTGCAGCGACCGATGACGACAGCTCAAATTCAGGGGTATCACCATAGTTTTACCGCGCTTGGTGAGCAGACGATTGCGGTTTTTACCCCACCGGTGACCAATCTGCTTCGTTATCTCAGCAATATTCAGGTTGAACAGATAAATACCAGGGTCAACAAAGATCTGGACCAGTTGCGTCAAGACCGGGACAAACTGAGCAAGCAAGAGAAGCTCAAGCGATATCAAGCCCGGTTTGAGAAAATCAGCCGGGAATGGATAGGCTCTTTAACTGAAGAGCAAAAGACCATGATTTCGGAGCTGGCTCAGTATCAGCTGGAGATTGAACCGGTTTTTTTCTCGACCCGCGAGGGGTTGTATCAGCAGTGGCTGGCATTGATGGAGAAGCGTCATCGTCCTGAGTTTGAAGCGCAACTTGAGCGGCTGCTCAAAGATATTGTTGCCTTTCGTTATGCGCCGGTTCAGCCTCAGCTGGATCAATATCTGCAACGCCGGTTTGCTGTCATGACCCGGCTGAATCAAAGCCTTTCTCAGAAACAACGTCAGCACTTCATTGATAAGCTGACCGTCATCCGCAAGGACATTGCCGTGCTGATTCAGCAGTGA
- a CDS encoding COG3014 family protein produces MKKNFLRTPIIYFCASVLAGCTNLSGHSLFSHYSASTTASRHALVSGQYQTALEALPEEPAGPILDGMERGRLNFLTRDYPDSLSAFQYADHAVKLQQDAAQIQISEGLNQAGSLFTNDNMITYQASDYELGFLHLYLALNYIQKHDLEGALVEMRRANMVQETAKKLRESELHAAETQMKDEGLSDNIGAVLSNYPGAGNKLAAVQNGYLFYLSGVLFEADANLNDAYIDYKRALAVAPDNLYVARTVQRLAVRLGMKNDQQLLAKKYGALKSPESGTGRLIILDEQGVVQAPEGRRTPYWVYNDNGQNVLHNLALPYYPPRPVILPGQLSIGEQAVNASSLTDVTQMAKQSLSESMPARVLRQVLRVIAKEQLRQAAAQNGNDVGNLLANIFNTLTEQPDTRSWQTLPAKVTLYQDDLRPGTHQIHWQGHSVDAEVKQGRTTLVWVSRQGETMDGWSVLLGGN; encoded by the coding sequence ATGAAAAAGAATTTCCTGCGTACACCGATTATCTATTTTTGCGCTTCTGTTCTTGCCGGCTGTACCAATTTATCGGGACACAGTCTGTTCAGCCATTACAGTGCCAGCACAACTGCCAGCAGGCATGCGTTGGTTAGTGGGCAATACCAGACGGCGCTGGAGGCGCTGCCTGAAGAACCTGCTGGTCCTATCTTGGATGGAATGGAACGCGGGCGACTGAACTTTCTCACAAGGGACTACCCGGACAGTTTATCGGCTTTTCAGTATGCAGATCATGCTGTGAAGCTCCAGCAGGACGCTGCACAGATTCAGATCTCGGAAGGGTTGAATCAGGCTGGGTCATTGTTCACGAATGACAATATGATCACCTACCAAGCCTCTGATTATGAACTGGGTTTTTTGCATTTATATCTGGCTCTGAACTACATTCAGAAACATGACCTGGAAGGTGCGCTGGTCGAAATGCGACGTGCAAACATGGTTCAGGAGACCGCAAAGAAACTGCGTGAATCTGAGCTGCATGCCGCAGAAACCCAGATGAAAGATGAAGGGCTTTCCGACAATATTGGTGCCGTTTTATCAAACTACCCTGGTGCAGGGAACAAATTGGCAGCGGTACAGAATGGCTATCTGTTCTATCTCTCCGGTGTGTTGTTTGAAGCTGATGCGAATCTGAATGACGCCTATATCGATTACAAACGCGCTTTGGCTGTTGCACCGGATAACCTGTATGTGGCCCGAACCGTTCAGCGGCTGGCTGTAAGGCTGGGCATGAAAAATGATCAGCAGTTGCTGGCTAAAAAATACGGCGCCCTGAAATCACCGGAATCCGGAACTGGTCGCCTGATTATTTTAGATGAGCAAGGGGTCGTGCAAGCGCCGGAAGGCCGACGTACACCGTACTGGGTGTATAACGACAACGGTCAGAACGTGCTGCATAATCTGGCGCTGCCTTATTATCCGCCGCGGCCTGTGATTTTGCCGGGACAGCTCAGCATTGGTGAGCAGGCCGTCAATGCATCGTCGTTGACTGATGTGACGCAAATGGCAAAGCAAAGCCTGAGCGAAAGCATGCCGGCGAGAGTATTACGGCAGGTTTTGAGAGTGATTGCAAAAGAGCAACTGCGGCAGGCTGCGGCTCAAAATGGCAATGATGTCGGTAATTTGCTGGCCAATATATTCAACACATTGACTGAACAACCTGATACCAGAAGCTGGCAGACTCTGCCTGCAAAGGTGACCCTCTATCAGGACGATTTGCGTCCGGGGACTCACCAGATTCACTGGCAGGGGCATTCGGTTGATGCAGAGGTGAAACAAGGCCGAACAACCTTGGTTTGGGTATCCCGTCAGGGAGAGACAATGGACGGTTGGTCCGTGCTATTAGGAGGAAACTGA
- the ycfP gene encoding alpha/beta hydrolase YcfP, with the protein MIIYLHGFDSTSPGNHEKVLQLQFIDPDVRAVTYSTFHPKHDMQHLLKEVDKQISASDDPSPLICGVGLGGYWAERIGFLYGIKQVIFNPNLHPETIMQGKIDRPEEYSDIATKCVADFREKNAGKCLCILSTEDEVLDNLSTSRTLDAYYRVIWDETQTHKFKKISQHLQTIKQFKAKN; encoded by the coding sequence GTGATTATTTATCTGCATGGATTTGATTCAACCAGCCCCGGCAATCATGAAAAAGTACTTCAGCTGCAGTTTATTGATCCCGACGTCAGAGCTGTGACTTACAGTACGTTTCACCCCAAACATGATATGCAGCACTTGCTGAAAGAAGTAGATAAGCAGATTTCTGCCAGCGATGATCCTTCCCCTTTAATCTGTGGGGTGGGCCTGGGCGGCTACTGGGCCGAGCGTATTGGATTTCTTTACGGTATTAAGCAAGTGATCTTTAACCCGAATTTACATCCTGAAACAATTATGCAAGGTAAAATTGATCGTCCTGAAGAGTACTCGGATATCGCAACAAAATGTGTGGCTGATTTTCGGGAAAAAAATGCCGGGAAGTGTCTCTGCATACTTTCAACTGAAGATGAAGTGTTAGATAATCTATCAACAAGCAGAACATTGGACGCATATTACCGAGTCATCTGGGATGAGACCCAAACGCATAAATTCAAAAAAATCTCCCAGCACTTACAAACAATAAAGCAGTTTAAAGCAAAAAATTGA
- a CDS encoding NAD(P)/FAD-dependent oxidoreductase, with amino-acid sequence MTRIIVVGGGAGGLELVTKLGRTLGRKGKANVTLVDKNSSHLWKPLLHEVATGSLDEGVDALSYRAHAKNHHFDFQLGALKDIDRVRKVIQLHALNDEHGDLLIPERELEYDILVLAIGSKCNDFNTPGVREHCIFLDSPEQASKFRTEMNNQFLKLHANKEQKTVDIAIVGAGATGVELSAELHNAVKELRLYGFGDLDSSRLNVNLVEAGERILPALPPRISSAAHSELTKLGVNVHTATMVTKADETGLTTKDGEHIPAQLMVWAAGIKAPDFMKDIAGLETNRINQLVVKDTLQTTRDDDIYVIGDLAACTQKDGTLVPPRAQSAHQMASRCFSNIVAKLTDRQQKPYVFVDHGSLVSLSRFSTVGSLMGNLTKGSMMIEGRIARVMYISLYRMHHIALHGFFKTSLMMLVGRINRVLRPNLKLH; translated from the coding sequence GTGACTAGAATCATCGTAGTTGGAGGCGGTGCTGGTGGCCTTGAGTTGGTCACAAAACTTGGGCGGACACTTGGCCGTAAGGGCAAGGCAAACGTTACCCTTGTCGATAAAAACAGCAGTCATCTGTGGAAACCCCTGCTGCACGAGGTCGCAACAGGCTCGCTTGATGAAGGGGTGGATGCGCTGAGTTACCGGGCGCATGCCAAAAATCATCATTTTGATTTTCAGCTGGGTGCGCTCAAAGATATCGACCGGGTTCGGAAAGTCATTCAGTTACATGCACTGAATGACGAGCATGGCGATCTGCTGATCCCGGAACGTGAACTGGAATACGATATTCTGGTGCTGGCGATTGGATCAAAGTGCAATGACTTCAACACGCCTGGAGTTCGTGAACACTGTATCTTCCTCGACAGCCCGGAGCAGGCGAGTAAGTTCAGAACGGAAATGAACAACCAGTTCCTGAAACTGCATGCTAATAAAGAACAGAAAACGGTTGATATTGCCATTGTTGGCGCTGGTGCGACCGGTGTAGAGCTGTCGGCTGAATTACACAATGCGGTCAAAGAATTACGTCTGTACGGCTTTGGTGATCTGGACAGTTCACGCCTGAACGTCAACCTGGTTGAAGCGGGGGAGCGAATTCTTCCGGCATTGCCGCCACGGATCTCTTCAGCTGCGCACAGTGAACTGACCAAACTCGGGGTTAATGTTCACACCGCAACCATGGTGACCAAGGCTGATGAAACCGGTTTGACCACCAAAGACGGTGAGCATATTCCGGCTCAATTGATGGTCTGGGCGGCTGGTATCAAAGCGCCTGATTTCATGAAAGATATTGCCGGACTGGAGACGAACCGGATCAACCAGTTGGTGGTGAAAGACACACTGCAAACCACACGTGATGATGATATTTATGTCATTGGTGATCTGGCTGCATGTACTCAGAAAGACGGCACGCTGGTTCCGCCGCGCGCCCAGTCGGCCCATCAGATGGCCAGCCGCTGTTTCTCAAACATCGTGGCGAAGCTGACAGACCGTCAACAGAAGCCTTACGTGTTTGTGGATCACGGCTCACTGGTTTCACTGAGTCGTTTTTCTACTGTCGGGAGCCTGATGGGGAATCTGACGAAAGGCTCGATGATGATTGAAGGGCGGATTGCACGTGTCATGTATATTTCACTGTATAGGATGCACCATATTGCATTGCACGGCTTTTTTAAGACCAGTCTGATGATGCTGGTCGGACGAATCAACCGCGTACTGCGCCCGAACCTGAAATTGCATTAA
- a CDS encoding methyl-accepting chemotaxis protein produces the protein MKKQTSVIRRMYAGFAVMIALFAMTSTLTLMETKNIYGHLETVNTESLPLVTVSSQANVELLTADKVFKDFLTSNNQTQMKHDEAQFTEAYEQFRRTLEQLVETAQDDPALSNQLDALNALEDRYFAQAQAAMSNYREQLAANEARQQSIRRFQQLHRDLNVRMKDVIADRSRVSELMLAKSYFDKLSQTEAITSDALASSDVDKINEAIKNNKRLVSHLKNSYRTLSSMIPDLKRTFDSPIEEYNQDIGQPGGVLDVHFNYIQAQERLYANISQLTAEINNANSLLASFRTQARADMDRAIEQAGESYQSGVTHTILLGCLTALLAVIIGWFLARNVRQPLASTLQTLEALTAGDMTQRITNNKFAEFSQLSHHINTLADHLQQLLRQLSDASGELTKVAAQNQSTTTDAKNRLHEQRQQTASVATAMTEMEHSVSHVTQSAQHTLDKVKNVESAAATGRDVMGRNISTTHQLSEQLDESVQAVTQLQQMSSNIGSILDVIRNIADQTNLLALNAAIEAARAGDQGRGFAVVADEVRILAQRTTDSTGEIESMIQELQSSASQGVRVIESCVQEMENSVSQTSEASSAMEEIEAIIIEISDMSSQIVQATEEQRSTTASIARSLEDINEIADANLASMESVTSASLKLDQQAKEQNELVRRFKL, from the coding sequence ATGAAGAAACAAACCTCTGTTATCAGGCGCATGTATGCGGGTTTTGCCGTCATGATTGCTCTGTTCGCAATGACCAGTACGCTCACCCTGATGGAAACCAAAAACATTTATGGTCATCTTGAGACCGTCAATACAGAATCCTTGCCTCTGGTCACGGTGTCGAGCCAGGCCAATGTTGAGCTCCTGACTGCGGATAAAGTCTTTAAAGACTTCCTGACCAGCAATAATCAGACACAGATGAAGCACGACGAAGCCCAGTTTACCGAAGCCTATGAACAGTTTCGTCGAACGCTGGAACAATTGGTCGAAACAGCGCAGGATGACCCCGCACTGAGCAACCAGCTTGATGCGCTGAATGCCCTCGAAGATCGTTATTTTGCACAGGCTCAGGCTGCCATGAGCAACTACCGGGAGCAACTGGCTGCAAATGAAGCGCGACAGCAATCCATCCGCCGATTTCAGCAATTGCACCGCGATCTGAATGTTCGCATGAAAGATGTGATTGCGGATCGCAGCCGGGTGTCCGAGCTGATGCTGGCCAAAAGTTACTTTGACAAGCTCAGTCAGACAGAAGCCATTACTTCAGACGCTCTGGCTTCTTCTGATGTCGATAAAATCAACGAAGCAATCAAAAACAACAAACGACTGGTGAGTCACCTCAAGAATTCTTACCGGACGTTGAGCAGTATGATCCCGGATCTGAAGCGTACTTTTGATTCGCCCATCGAAGAATATAATCAGGATATCGGCCAGCCGGGCGGTGTGCTGGACGTTCATTTCAACTACATTCAGGCCCAGGAACGTCTTTATGCCAACATCAGTCAGCTGACTGCTGAAATCAACAACGCAAATTCGCTGCTGGCCAGCTTCCGGACTCAGGCTCGCGCAGATATGGATCGTGCTATCGAACAAGCAGGCGAATCTTATCAGTCCGGTGTGACACATACGATTCTGCTGGGTTGTCTGACTGCCCTGCTCGCTGTGATCATCGGCTGGTTCCTGGCACGAAATGTCCGCCAGCCACTGGCTTCAACACTACAAACGCTGGAAGCTCTGACTGCAGGTGACATGACTCAGCGCATCACGAACAACAAATTTGCGGAATTCAGCCAGCTCAGTCACCACATCAACACCCTGGCCGATCACTTACAGCAGTTGCTGCGCCAGCTTAGTGATGCATCTGGGGAGCTGACCAAGGTTGCAGCACAAAACCAGTCGACAACCACAGATGCCAAAAACCGCCTGCACGAACAGCGTCAGCAAACAGCATCTGTTGCCACAGCAATGACAGAGATGGAACACTCCGTGTCTCATGTCACCCAAAGCGCTCAGCATACACTGGATAAGGTTAAAAATGTTGAATCGGCTGCAGCCACGGGTCGCGATGTCATGGGCCGCAATATTTCGACAACGCATCAACTGTCGGAACAACTCGACGAGTCCGTACAAGCCGTTACCCAGCTGCAGCAAATGAGCAGTAATATCGGCAGTATTCTGGACGTCATTCGCAATATTGCGGATCAGACCAACTTGCTGGCATTAAACGCCGCCATTGAAGCTGCTCGCGCCGGAGATCAGGGACGCGGGTTTGCCGTGGTTGCTGATGAAGTCAGAATTCTGGCCCAGCGCACCACAGACTCAACCGGTGAAATTGAGTCGATGATCCAGGAACTGCAATCCAGTGCCAGTCAGGGTGTCCGGGTGATTGAAAGCTGCGTGCAGGAAATGGAAAACAGTGTCAGTCAGACCTCGGAAGCCAGCAGCGCCATGGAAGAGATTGAGGCCATTATCATTGAGATCAGTGATATGAGCAGCCAGATTGTACAGGCAACGGAAGAACAGCGTAGTACTACCGCCAGCATCGCCCGCAGCCTGGAAGACATCAATGAAATTGCTGATGCCAATCTGGCATCCATGGAAAGCGTCACCAGTGCCAGCCTGAAGCTGGATCAGCAAGCCAAAGAACAGAACGAACTGGTGCGACGATTTAAATTATAG